A window of the Anthonomus grandis grandis chromosome 9, icAntGran1.3, whole genome shotgun sequence genome harbors these coding sequences:
- the LOC126740387 gene encoding S-adenosylmethionine sensor upstream of mTORC1, translated as MSTEHKTLANFIKSVHKKLRDETKTLGSEIAWQNHCSNEENLRKYARAMHDLAVKHWDFNAQNNDKVISRVMWVYDSTIEYFSCLDKYWQKEIRIHKNNSFGEVVELGQLAKGERLKVLDVGSCYNPFSTFKEFDVMAVDIAPANAEVLKCDFLKVNIGNATFIENGTLISLQENFFDIIVFSLILEYLPSPKQRLKICLNAYDLLKFEGILAIITPDSNHIGSNIKIFKSWQFVLAKYGFVRVKYEKLPHMHCMLFRKTPFPEVARRWADIHRSEGFYDEIFIPQDFTREKVTKENRLEDQEVWCHDTFLQDFNCF; from the coding sequence ATGTCTACAGAACATAAAACTCTagcaaatttcataaaatccGTCCACAAAAAGCTACGAGATGAAACCAAAACCTTAGGATCCGAAATCGCTTGGCAAAACCACTGCAGCAAtgaagaaaatttaagaaaatacgCTCGGGCAATGCACGATTTGGCCGTGAAGCACTGGGACTTCAATGCCCAGAACAACGATAAAGTTATTTCAAGAGTTATGTGGGTATACGATAGTACTATCGAATATTTTTCTTGCCTGGACAAATATTGGCAAAAAGAAATTAGGATTCATAAGAACAATAGTTTTGGGGAAGTGGTTGAACTTGGTCAACTTGCCAAGGGTGAAAGGCTGAAGGTTTTAGATGTAGGTAGCTGCTACAACCCTTTCAGTACTTTCAAGGAATTTGATGTTATGGCCGTTGATATTGCACCGGCTAATGCAGAAGTCTTAAAATGTGATTTCCTTAAAGTCAATATTGGAAACGCCacttttattgaaaatggaaCATTAATTAGTCTACAGGAAAACTTCTTCGATATCATAGTTTTCAGTTTAATTTTAGAGTACCTTCCTAGCCCCAAGCAAAGGTTAAAGATATGCCTAAATGCTTATGACTTACTAAAATTTGAGGGTATTTTGGCAATAATTACTCCCGACTCAAACCACATAGGctctaatataaaaatatttaaatcttggCAATTTGTTTTGGCCAAATATGGATTTGTAAGGGTTAAGTATGAAAAGCTGCCACATATGCATTGTATGCTCTTCAGAAAAACTCCATTTCCTGAAGTGGCCAGGCGATGGGCAGATATTCATAGGAGTGAAGGTTTTTATGATGAAATTTTTATTCCTCAGGATTTTACCAGGGAGAAGGTTACTAAGGAAAATAGATTGGAGGATCAAGAAGTGTGGTGTCATGATACTTTTTTACAggattttaattgtttttag
- the LOC126740550 gene encoding tRNA N(3)-methylcytidine methyltransferase METTL6 yields MSEDFQSDCTETKTLTPEESRALEYQNSRVVSDHKANLLEIQAKKHWDLFYKRNETRFFRDRHWTTREFSELLGDNGPQDEKVLFEIGCGVGNFIYPLLEENFNLKVVACDLSPRAVEFVKSNPSYTPERIKVFPCDITSNEVFDNVQADSLDIATLIFVLSAIHPNKFLACLQNIFKLLKPGGLLLFRDYGLFDMAQLRFKPGNKISENFYMRHDGTRTYFFSIDFVKQLFEEAGYIIHVNSYIHRRTVNKKDNIDVPRIFIQVKAQKPK; encoded by the coding sequence ATGAGTGAAGATTTCCAAAGCGATTGTACAGAAACCAAAACTTTAACCCCAGAAGAGAGTCGGGCCCTAGAATACCAGAATTCCCGTGTTGTAAGCGACCACAAAGCAAATTTACTAGAAATCCAAGCTAAAAAGCATTGGGACTTATTTTACAAGAGAAACGAAACACGTTTTTTCCGAGACAGACACTGGACCACCAGGGAGTTTTCTGAACTATTGGGGGACAATGGGCCCCAGGACGAAAAGGTATTATTTGAAATCGGTTGTGGAGTTGGAAACTTTATTTATCCTTTGCTagaagaaaatttcaatttgaagGTTGTCGCTTGTGACTTGTCTCCTCGGGCAGTGGAGTTTGTTAAGAGCAATCCCTCATATACACCTGAAAGAATCAAAGTGTTTCCATGCGATATCACTTCTAATGAGGTCTTTGATAACGTTCAAGCTGACTCCCTTGATATAGCCACTCTAATATTTGTTCTCTCAGCCATTCACCCCAATAAGTTCCTTGCATGTTTACAAAACATATTTAAGCTTCTTAAGCCTGGTGGACTTTTGCTATTTCGGGACTATGGTTTGTTTGACATGGCACAACTAAGATTTAAGCCAGGgaataaaatatctgaaaacTTCTATATGAGGCATGATGGCACTCGAACCTACtttttttcaattgattttGTTAAACAATTGTTTGAGGAGGCCGGTTATATAATTCATGTAAATTCTTATATACATCGAAGGACTGTAAATAAGAAGGATAACATTGATGTGCCAAGGATTTTTATTCAAGTAAAGGCACAGAAGCCAAAATGA